One Fulvitalea axinellae genomic window carries:
- a CDS encoding peptide MFS transporter — MDQTKTSLLEETLQTAEGKQWFGHPRGLFYLFFAELWERFSFYGMKAMLVVYMTDHLLYSDAMSFGIFAAYGSLVYATPPLGGMIADKILGYRKAIFLGGILMAIGHLTLSVEHPIFFYGSLALIVIGNGFFKPNISSMVGAIYKKQPGKIDSGFTIFYLGINLGGMIAPLLCAWLGMTYGWHYGFGLAGVGMVFGLLFFQGGTKSNVFGEEGNEPKSAQTGNGKKIMGLNGKVVIGSVLAVPLVAGLIFFHEYEHYLMIAVTAVLALVIAKIFRESSSTERSRLMAALYFTFLATVFWAVFEQAGSSITLFAKRNVELLGINAAQTNSINSTFIIMLCLPFAFLWTFLSKIKRNPATPIKFAVGLVAVGIGFVIFASSAREVNELARTPMFFLLFGYFIYTVGEMFISPVGLAKITELSPAKYVSFIMGVWFIAASFGHFFAGIIARLTASGSEAPAWMNSSFMKSYTQTVTGLDGEQVAGMGEGFQQLYTYVSTYAAVGLITIALGLLALAATPVVKKWMKGVH, encoded by the coding sequence ATGGATCAGACAAAAACGAGTTTACTGGAAGAAACGTTACAGACAGCCGAGGGCAAACAATGGTTTGGGCACCCGCGGGGTTTGTTTTATCTCTTCTTCGCCGAGTTGTGGGAGCGCTTTTCTTTTTACGGGATGAAAGCCATGCTGGTGGTTTATATGACGGACCACCTTTTGTATTCCGACGCCATGTCTTTTGGTATTTTTGCGGCTTATGGGTCGTTGGTTTACGCCACGCCTCCGCTCGGTGGCATGATCGCCGATAAAATACTCGGTTACCGCAAAGCGATTTTTCTGGGTGGAATATTGATGGCCATCGGGCACCTGACGCTTTCGGTGGAGCATCCCATATTTTTCTACGGTTCCTTGGCTTTGATCGTCATTGGCAACGGCTTTTTCAAGCCGAATATCTCTTCGATGGTCGGGGCTATTTATAAAAAACAGCCGGGCAAGATAGATTCAGGTTTCACCATTTTTTATTTGGGAATAAATCTAGGCGGTATGATCGCTCCGTTGCTTTGCGCTTGGTTGGGGATGACTTACGGTTGGCATTATGGTTTTGGCCTTGCGGGGGTGGGTATGGTTTTCGGTTTGCTCTTTTTCCAGGGCGGAACGAAAAGCAACGTTTTCGGAGAGGAAGGCAACGAACCGAAATCTGCGCAGACCGGAAACGGTAAAAAGATCATGGGATTGAACGGCAAAGTGGTCATTGGTTCCGTATTGGCGGTGCCTTTGGTGGCCGGTCTGATTTTTTTCCACGAATACGAACATTACCTAATGATAGCCGTAACGGCGGTTTTGGCTTTGGTTATCGCAAAAATATTCAGGGAAAGTAGTTCCACGGAGCGTTCCAGACTGATGGCCGCGCTTTATTTCACGTTTTTAGCCACGGTATTTTGGGCGGTTTTCGAACAGGCGGGTTCTTCGATTACCCTTTTTGCCAAACGAAATGTGGAACTTTTGGGCATAAACGCCGCACAGACTAACAGTATCAATTCCACCTTTATAATAATGCTTTGCCTGCCTTTTGCGTTCCTGTGGACTTTTCTTTCGAAAATAAAAAGGAATCCGGCCACGCCGATAAAGTTTGCGGTGGGCCTTGTGGCGGTAGGAATCGGTTTTGTCATTTTTGCCTCGTCAGCGAGAGAAGTGAACGAACTGGCCCGCACGCCGATGTTCTTTCTATTGTTCGGGTACTTTATTTATACCGTCGGCGAGATGTTTATTTCGCCCGTTGGCTTGGCGAAGATCACCGAGCTTTCGCCCGCCAAATATGTTTCCTTTATTATGGGCGTTTGGTTTATCGCCGCGTCCTTCGGCCATTTCTTCGCAGGGATTATTGCTCGCTTAACGGCCTCGGGCTCCGAAGCGCCGGCTTGGATGAATAGTTCCTTTATGAAAAGTTATACGCAAACGGTAACGGGGCTGGACGGAGAGCAAGTAGCCGGTATGGGCGAAGGTTTTCAGCAGTTATATACTTATGTCAGTACTTACGCAGCCGTTGGACTGATTACCATTGCGTTGGGATTATTGGCTTTGGCGGCCACACCCGTAGTAAAAAAGTGGATGAAGGGCGTGCATTAA
- a CDS encoding TolC family protein: MSNTYKTKLWHSSFLFSFALLLSIGVCAQEHPENSTDSVTLTLAQVLDMVNEINWDVQTARQQVDLAKSQLKSAVSNVYPQLGINGNYTRELAIPNVTLAPNTPLNPTPDPVTEKAYNEQIFTGMANLQQVVFDNRVFSGIKYEKIGLVNAKANFEQVRAQAKLQASRLFFQILLDKRLVDVYQANVSYSEENYKDIKEGYENGTASQYDLLRAEVQLANSKPALIEAKNNLVLAQNSLRVLLAKDPQAKIGFTGSIYDDEPNRVDVSLARNLMLSSVTYQEALWNAKQAEQNVKVSLGDLWPSLNIDGAYIHKFDKLDQESGNVAAGARYNFYIGLRLSYSLFSGFGRRESIRQSKLALDIANIRVLQQEQNLNEQITQAQLNVNQAVDQIEAQRTSLTAANKAVEISFTRYREGAGTLLEILDTQAAYVTAESNYAKAYYQYLLSEARLQFLTTGFSDAYLSE; the protein is encoded by the coding sequence GTGAGTAATACTTATAAGACAAAGCTTTGGCACTCATCTTTCCTTTTTTCCTTCGCCCTGTTACTCTCGATAGGCGTATGCGCACAGGAACACCCTGAAAACTCCACCGATAGCGTTACCTTGACTTTAGCCCAAGTATTGGATATGGTAAACGAGATCAACTGGGATGTCCAAACGGCACGGCAACAAGTGGATTTGGCGAAATCCCAGCTCAAAAGCGCTGTATCAAACGTTTATCCTCAACTGGGAATAAACGGAAACTATACCCGCGAATTGGCGATTCCGAATGTAACGCTTGCGCCGAATACGCCACTTAATCCGACTCCGGACCCCGTTACGGAGAAAGCCTATAACGAACAGATTTTCACGGGAATGGCCAACCTTCAACAGGTTGTTTTTGACAATCGCGTATTCAGCGGAATAAAATACGAAAAGATAGGTTTGGTCAACGCCAAAGCCAATTTTGAGCAAGTACGGGCTCAGGCGAAACTGCAAGCCAGTCGATTATTCTTCCAGATACTGCTTGACAAACGGCTTGTGGATGTCTACCAGGCCAATGTGTCTTACTCCGAAGAGAATTATAAAGATATTAAAGAAGGTTACGAAAACGGTACGGCATCGCAATACGACCTCTTAAGAGCCGAAGTGCAATTGGCCAACAGCAAACCGGCGTTGATAGAGGCCAAAAACAATCTGGTGTTGGCGCAAAACAGTCTTCGGGTACTTTTGGCAAAAGACCCGCAAGCCAAAATCGGATTTACAGGCTCAATCTATGACGACGAACCCAACCGTGTGGATGTCAGTTTGGCGAGAAACCTGATGCTTTCGTCCGTAACGTACCAGGAGGCTTTATGGAATGCGAAACAAGCGGAGCAAAACGTAAAAGTAAGCTTGGGAGATCTTTGGCCCAGCCTGAATATTGATGGCGCATATATCCATAAATTCGACAAGTTGGATCAGGAATCCGGGAATGTTGCCGCCGGAGCCCGTTATAATTTTTATATAGGATTGAGACTCAGCTACAGTTTGTTCTCCGGCTTTGGCCGAAGGGAGTCAATTCGCCAAAGCAAACTCGCTCTCGATATCGCTAATATCAGGGTGCTGCAACAAGAGCAAAACCTGAACGAACAAATTACCCAAGCCCAGCTTAACGTAAACCAAGCCGTTGACCAGATTGAAGCGCAAAGGACATCCCTGACTGCGGCGAATAAAGCCGTGGAGATTTCATTTACCAGATATCGGGAAGGTGCGGGAACTCTGCTTGAGATTTTGGACACGCAAGCGGCATACGTAACCGCCGAATCCAATTACGCCAAGGCCTATTACCAATATCTGTTGTCCGAGGCGCGACTCCAATTTCTGACTACCGGCTTTAGCGATGCCTACCTTAGCGAATGA
- a CDS encoding NAD-dependent succinate-semialdehyde dehydrogenase, translated as MADNTKIVTVNPATGEEIAHYDTYDFVQVNEILAEVDSAWEIWKKEDLCHRRNLLRRLGEEFRSDREYYAKQMTLEMGKIRREALAEIDKVAMYCDFYADKAEEFLADEHIPVAGAQKSYVRFEPLGPVLAVMPWNFPFWQVMRFAVPNTLAGNVTVLKHAAEVTGCALLLEEAFKKAGFPENIFRTLVIRGPQVKPVIESSVIRGVTLTGSVGAGSSVATICGRSLKKSVMELGGSDAFIVLEDVDMDACAPIAFKSRFANNGQVCISAKRFLVHEDVYDAFVAEQKILVESLHIGDPLLERTDYGPMSKLESLEQIERQVKESIALGAKLVAGGHRLDMSGFYYAPTILADVTPDMPVFREETFGPVMTILKVKDEKEAVRLANDSPFGLGGNVWTTDIERGQRVAAQIETGSVFVNSFTQSIPALPFGGTKLSGYGREMSSYGIKEFMNAKTIFVAE; from the coding sequence ATGGCTGACAATACGAAAATCGTAACCGTGAATCCCGCCACGGGCGAAGAGATTGCGCATTACGACACTTACGATTTCGTACAGGTGAACGAGATTTTGGCTGAGGTTGACAGCGCTTGGGAAATTTGGAAAAAAGAGGACTTGTGTCACCGCCGTAATTTGTTGCGGAGATTGGGGGAGGAGTTCCGGTCGGACCGTGAGTATTATGCCAAGCAGATGACTCTGGAAATGGGAAAAATCAGGCGGGAAGCGCTGGCCGAGATCGATAAAGTGGCGATGTATTGTGATTTTTACGCCGATAAAGCCGAAGAATTTTTGGCCGATGAACATATTCCGGTAGCTGGTGCGCAAAAGAGCTATGTCCGTTTTGAGCCTTTGGGCCCCGTGTTGGCTGTGATGCCTTGGAATTTCCCTTTTTGGCAGGTGATGCGTTTTGCCGTGCCAAATACTTTGGCGGGAAACGTAACGGTACTGAAGCACGCCGCTGAGGTGACCGGTTGCGCTTTGCTTTTGGAAGAGGCATTCAAGAAAGCCGGTTTCCCTGAGAATATATTCCGTACATTGGTGATTAGGGGGCCACAAGTGAAGCCAGTAATCGAAAGTTCCGTAATACGGGGAGTAACGCTTACGGGTAGTGTAGGCGCAGGTAGCTCTGTTGCCACAATCTGCGGACGTTCCCTGAAAAAATCGGTGATGGAACTTGGGGGCTCCGACGCGTTTATCGTGCTAGAGGACGTGGATATGGACGCTTGCGCCCCTATAGCCTTTAAATCCAGATTCGCTAATAACGGACAAGTGTGCATCTCGGCCAAACGATTTTTGGTTCATGAAGACGTTTACGACGCCTTTGTCGCCGAGCAAAAGATCTTGGTGGAGTCGTTACATATCGGAGATCCGCTTTTGGAACGCACCGATTATGGACCGATGTCGAAACTTGAGAGTTTGGAACAAATAGAGCGACAGGTAAAAGAGTCTATAGCCTTGGGCGCAAAATTAGTGGCTGGTGGCCACCGGTTGGATATGTCGGGTTTTTATTACGCTCCGACAATTCTGGCCGATGTTACACCGGATATGCCCGTTTTTAGGGAAGAGACTTTTGGTCCTGTAATGACTATTCTGAAAGTAAAAGACGAGAAAGAGGCGGTCCGTTTGGCGAACGATAGCCCGTTCGGTTTGGGCGGTAATGTCTGGACCACGGATATTGAACGGGGACAAAGGGTGGCGGCTCAGATAGAAACTGGGTCCGTATTCGTAAATTCTTTTACCCAATCAATTCCGGCTCTTCCATTTGGCGGAACAAAGCTTTCGGGCTATGGTCGCGAGATGTCTTCTTATGGGATTAAGGAATTTATGAACGCTAAGACTATTTTCGTTGCGGAATAG
- a CDS encoding helix-turn-helix domain-containing protein, translated as MSQLTLYHRIQIYKLIREGLSDSRVAKSIGFHRSTVCRELKTNGGRKGYNFLLAQQARDRRQGMAVGPRMLFGGGVPFNSVLRKRGLLYSHLSHLHIDWYERHQNHFNRAYETWRHRPYEKGRIQNRTANIPASLTVNSGYGEYESKPTFFLKRKKILPGIDSSQSCFKKYQYPTSMGLVRLADNVFSISVSERPFSICLAVSLAG; from the coding sequence TTGAGCCAACTAACCCTATACCACCGCATACAGATCTACAAACTCATCCGCGAGGGTTTGTCCGACTCTCGTGTGGCGAAGAGTATTGGTTTTCATCGTAGTACGGTGTGCCGTGAGCTGAAGACTAACGGCGGCCGGAAAGGGTATAACTTTTTGTTGGCGCAACAGGCCCGTGACCGCCGGCAAGGCATGGCCGTAGGTCCGCGGATGCTTTTTGGCGGCGGCGTACCGTTTAACTCCGTCTTGCGCAAGAGGGGCTTGCTTTACTCGCACCTCTCCCATCTTCATATCGATTGGTACGAGCGTCATCAAAATCACTTTAACCGCGCTTACGAAACTTGGCGACACCGTCCGTACGAAAAAGGCCGTATCCAAAACAGGACCGCCAATATTCCCGCAAGCCTAACCGTTAATTCCGGTTACGGTGAATATGAATCGAAACCCACTTTTTTCTTAAAAAGAAAAAAAATTCTTCCGGGTATTGATAGCTCCCAAAGCTGTTTCAAAAAGTATCAATACCCAACCTCTATGGGATTAGTCCGCCTTGCTGACAATGTTTTTTCCATTAGCGTTTCCGAAAGGCCTTTTTCCATTTGTTTAGCAGTCTCCCTTGCCGGTTAA
- a CDS encoding MIP/aquaporin family protein has translation MRTKHLVATLGANYKMYLMEAFGLAIFMVSACFCWALIASDQSPISALFVSDFSKLATMGVAMGLTALFIFYSPWTSPSGAHINPAVTLVFYRLGQINTVDTVFYILFQFLGGTLAVYLMKVLMNGMLTEPAINYVVTVPGEYGVLGALLMEFSIAFVMITMVLYTSGHPKLQRFTKVFAGVLVCTYVVVSGPISGFGMNPARSFASALPAHTWTAFWIYIIVPIAGMLTAAEVHLLSKKKEKNAKV, from the coding sequence ATGCGGACTAAGCATCTGGTGGCTACGTTGGGAGCCAATTATAAAATGTACTTGATGGAAGCGTTCGGGCTGGCCATATTTATGGTTTCGGCCTGCTTCTGTTGGGCGCTTATCGCCTCGGATCAATCGCCGATAAGCGCATTGTTTGTGTCCGACTTTTCCAAACTGGCCACTATGGGTGTAGCGATGGGGCTTACGGCTCTGTTTATTTTTTATTCGCCCTGGACCAGCCCTTCTGGCGCCCATATCAATCCGGCGGTTACGCTTGTCTTTTACCGTTTAGGCCAAATCAATACGGTTGATACGGTATTCTATATATTGTTTCAATTTCTGGGAGGAACGTTGGCCGTTTATCTGATGAAAGTTTTGATGAACGGAATGCTGACTGAACCTGCCATTAATTATGTAGTGACCGTCCCAGGCGAATATGGTGTCTTGGGAGCTTTGCTGATGGAATTTTCCATAGCCTTTGTGATGATCACTATGGTGCTTTACACGTCCGGACACCCGAAGTTACAGCGCTTTACAAAAGTTTTCGCTGGGGTTCTAGTCTGCACTTATGTAGTCGTTTCCGGCCCGATTTCCGGTTTCGGGATGAACCCGGCCCGGAGTTTTGCCAGTGCGTTGCCTGCCCATACTTGGACGGCGTTCTGGATTTATATAATCGTTCCCATCGCCGGTATGCTTACCGCGGCGGAAGTACATCTGTTATCCAAAAAGAAAGAGAAAAATGCGAAAGTTTAA
- a CDS encoding alpha/beta hydrolase family protein, which produces MKKRIFFFVAMFVYSAFGYGQTDVSGSWKGVLKVGGLPLRLVLNIEGVPGNYTATLDSPDQGAMGMPVTWVTFEKDTLRFAATQLGASYEGVLAEGEVKGTFKQRGMTFPLDITRKNGEDDIKFSRPQEPKEPFPYKTEQVTFENKKAGIRLAGTLSLPAGKGPFPAVVLVSGSGPQDRDSNLFGHKPFLVLSDYLTRNGVAVLRYDDRGTAESEGDFSAATTVDFSEDAEAAFDYLKARKETIDDRTGIVGHSEGGIIAPMVASRRADVGFIVMLAGVGIKGSELLLQQQEEIAWASGVSPVNVKIAKTINRGIFEVAEKAEGKTELRKGLLDYAKKNPLAIPQGGTAETFASQHTKTLGSPWMMGFLRHEPSVYLKKVNCPVLAVFGGKDLQVPAKKNLEAMKAALKEAGNTKVGFKVLPGLNHLFQECEKGLPAEYPTIKQTISPALMMGLANWILKRAQ; this is translated from the coding sequence ATGAAAAAGCGAATTTTCTTTTTTGTCGCCATGTTTGTTTACTCGGCTTTCGGTTACGGACAGACCGACGTTTCCGGATCTTGGAAAGGCGTTTTGAAAGTTGGGGGATTGCCTCTTCGTTTAGTGTTGAACATCGAAGGTGTTCCGGGGAACTATACCGCTACACTGGACAGTCCGGACCAAGGGGCAATGGGGATGCCCGTCACTTGGGTGACCTTCGAAAAAGATACTTTGCGCTTTGCCGCCACTCAATTGGGGGCCAGTTATGAAGGTGTCTTGGCCGAAGGCGAAGTAAAAGGAACCTTTAAGCAAAGGGGTATGACCTTTCCTCTGGATATTACGAGGAAAAATGGCGAGGATGACATCAAATTTTCCCGTCCGCAGGAGCCTAAAGAACCTTTCCCTTACAAAACCGAACAAGTTACTTTCGAAAATAAGAAAGCGGGTATCCGCTTGGCCGGAACCTTGAGCCTTCCGGCGGGCAAAGGCCCTTTTCCCGCCGTTGTGTTGGTAAGCGGCAGTGGTCCGCAAGACCGTGACAGTAATCTTTTCGGTCACAAACCCTTTTTGGTTTTGTCTGATTACCTGACCAGAAACGGAGTGGCCGTCTTGCGCTACGATGACCGGGGCACGGCCGAATCCGAAGGAGATTTTTCCGCGGCCACTACTGTCGATTTCTCCGAAGATGCGGAAGCCGCTTTTGATTATTTAAAAGCCAGAAAAGAAACTATTGATGACAGGACCGGAATCGTAGGCCATAGCGAGGGCGGAATTATAGCTCCGATGGTGGCCAGCCGCCGGGCGGATGTCGGATTTATAGTAATGTTGGCCGGTGTCGGGATAAAAGGTTCCGAATTGCTTCTGCAACAGCAGGAAGAAATCGCTTGGGCCTCGGGCGTTTCCCCTGTAAATGTGAAGATCGCCAAGACCATTAACCGCGGGATTTTCGAAGTGGCGGAAAAGGCCGAAGGGAAAACGGAGTTGAGAAAAGGACTTTTGGACTACGCCAAGAAAAATCCTTTGGCGATTCCGCAAGGAGGTACGGCGGAAACATTCGCTTCGCAACACACCAAGACATTGGGATCTCCGTGGATGATGGGCTTTTTGCGTCATGAGCCGTCGGTTTATTTAAAAAAGGTGAACTGTCCTGTATTGGCGGTCTTCGGAGGAAAAGATCTTCAAGTGCCCGCAAAGAAAAACTTGGAAGCGATGAAAGCGGCACTAAAGGAAGCAGGCAATACGAAAGTGGGTTTCAAGGTGTTGCCGGGACTTAACCATTTGTTTCAGGAATGCGAAAAAGGATTGCCGGCGGAGTACCCGACTATTAAACAAACAATTTCCCCTGCGTTGATGATGGGCCTTGCGAATTGGATTTTGAAACGGGCACAATGA
- a CDS encoding PH domain-containing protein has translation MGTKVFKSKVDFWLFAPVFAILAYTSVLPFWKSGFSTDALIASSVSVSSAVFVIHLFKTTVYRITDNGRLSVKCSFLINEDILVSDIKEIHKSHNPLSSPAMSLDRIKVIYGNDHYILLSPEDKRLFVAELLKINPKIKYTL, from the coding sequence ATGGGAACGAAAGTATTTAAATCGAAAGTGGATTTTTGGCTGTTCGCGCCGGTGTTTGCCATATTGGCTTATACTTCGGTTTTACCTTTTTGGAAAAGCGGTTTTAGTACGGATGCGCTTATAGCGTCGTCTGTAAGTGTTTCATCGGCGGTGTTTGTGATTCATTTGTTCAAGACCACTGTTTACCGGATTACGGACAACGGACGATTGTCTGTAAAGTGTTCTTTTTTGATAAACGAGGACATATTAGTGTCCGACATAAAGGAAATTCATAAATCGCACAATCCGCTGTCTTCGCCGGCGATGTCGCTTGATCGGATAAAGGTGATTTACGGTAACGATCATTATATACTTTTGTCTCCGGAAGACAAAAGGCTTTTTGTCGCCGAACTGCTAAAGATAAATCCTAAGATAAAATACACTTTATAA
- a CDS encoding VOC family protein, producing the protein MRKFKSVFPFRASLLALAFVFLSISAIAQKALRLESVGFTVNDIDRNVEFFHKAFGCSRISDETFYGDDYEHLQGVFNLNIRVARLALGDQEIRLTEYLTPQGKPMPLEMKSNDLIFQHMAIVVSDMDKAYDKLRAMGVKQVSNVPQTLPDWNKAAAGIKAFYFKAPEGHILELIWFPKGKGDPKWQDNPKGRLFMGIDHTAIAVSSTNRSLGFYRDILGMKIRGESKNYGAEQEHLNGVKGCEVKITGLGPTEGGMGVEFLEFLKPGSGEEFPYDSRPYDVWNWQTVIVVDNIDQIYRRVRSYPKRMVSEGMVSILGKKMFIIRDPDGHAVVIKEK; encoded by the coding sequence ATGCGAAAGTTTAAGAGTGTATTTCCGTTTAGGGCCAGCCTTTTAGCGCTCGCCTTTGTCTTTTTATCCATTTCGGCCATCGCCCAAAAGGCTTTGCGCTTGGAATCTGTTGGCTTTACGGTTAACGATATTGATCGCAACGTGGAGTTTTTCCATAAAGCTTTCGGCTGTTCCCGCATTTCGGACGAAACGTTTTATGGCGACGATTACGAACATCTTCAGGGAGTTTTCAACCTGAATATTAGAGTGGCTCGGCTGGCGCTTGGCGATCAGGAAATCCGCCTGACCGAGTACCTGACACCCCAAGGCAAACCGATGCCTTTGGAAATGAAAAGCAATGACCTGATTTTTCAGCATATGGCCATCGTAGTTAGTGATATGGACAAGGCTTACGACAAGTTACGGGCTATGGGCGTAAAGCAAGTCTCGAATGTTCCGCAAACATTGCCCGATTGGAACAAAGCGGCCGCGGGCATAAAAGCTTTCTACTTCAAGGCTCCCGAGGGGCATATTTTGGAACTTATCTGGTTTCCGAAGGGAAAAGGCGACCCGAAATGGCAGGACAACCCCAAAGGCCGTTTGTTTATGGGAATAGATCATACGGCCATCGCCGTTTCGAGCACCAACCGGAGCCTAGGTTTTTATCGTGATATTTTGGGAATGAAAATCCGCGGAGAAAGTAAAAACTACGGAGCCGAACAAGAACACTTGAACGGAGTGAAAGGATGCGAAGTAAAGATTACGGGACTCGGCCCAACTGAAGGGGGAATGGGCGTTGAGTTTTTGGAGTTTTTAAAGCCTGGAAGCGGAGAAGAGTTTCCGTATGATTCCCGTCCGTATGACGTCTGGAATTGGCAGACGGTGATTGTTGTTGACAACATCGACCAAATATACAGGCGGGTAAGGTCGTACCCGAAAAGAATGGTTTCGGAAGGAATGGTGAGTATACTTGGTAAGAAGATGTTTATCATCCGGGATCCGGACGGACATGCGGTGGTTATAAAAGAAAAGTAA
- a CDS encoding DinB family protein, producing MKTFLKNLFEYDHYANAKIIRHMVEQGETVPHRSLDLMSHILASHDTWNTRVLEYETYQPIWESMPLDRFSPVQWNNYDTSIKIIEANELDQRVAYKNSQGNEYGNTLADILFHIVNHSSYHRGQIAADFKRNNLAPASVEYICYKR from the coding sequence ATGAAAACATTCCTCAAAAACCTTTTCGAGTATGACCACTACGCAAACGCCAAAATCATCCGCCATATGGTGGAGCAAGGCGAAACGGTTCCCCACCGTTCATTGGATTTAATGTCACACATCTTGGCATCGCACGATACCTGGAACACCCGGGTATTGGAATACGAAACCTATCAGCCCATTTGGGAAAGTATGCCACTCGATAGGTTCTCGCCTGTTCAATGGAACAATTACGACACTTCGATTAAGATCATCGAGGCGAACGAACTGGACCAACGTGTGGCTTACAAAAACAGCCAAGGCAACGAATACGGGAATACTTTGGCCGATATCCTGTTTCATATAGTTAACCATTCCAGCTACCATAGGGGACAAATTGCCGCCGATTTCAAACGGAACAATCTTGCCCCGGCATCGGTGGAATATATTTGTTACAAACGTTGA
- a CDS encoding alkaline phosphatase D family protein, translated as MSRNVLLTLAFFFAFPFGSFSQEVVSYNRNEWRRKQNREEIAKIFSGKVNEAIEGMLRYLEKNPDDPEVHFGLSLAYSVKGNTLESVRYFKKSINLGMPFGRFLAGPRKGFGTLYKSVAFIQYRQVYGGKLVHGPALGGLTDKDAIFWLRTSEEADIAIEISTSDVFGTDALFFSGRTDSKADNTVKVKATGLTANTEYFYRVRINGVLEGGVNTFVTRPEPLAKGSFQIAFGGCSAYNPDFEHIWSAIAKRKPVAFLGLGDNVYIDHPESIPTQRFCYYQRQSVPHFRKLVASTPYIGVWDDHDFGIDDSFGGPEVNTPAWKVDALQVFKENFANPGFATDGMPGVWFKQTIGDVDFFFLDGRYYREPSTKRKPQMLGPVQLDWLKRSLKASEATFKVIVTPVTWAYGAKDIYQGRTDTWEGYKRERKDISDFLSDNKIEGVLLLSSDRHRHDAWKTEREGSYPLYEFASGRMSNIHYHEIRNQSLFGYNEKNGFGLVKFVTDTEMPYVEYSVVTIDDETISKIRVNLHQLQEPKPKKSRKGKKK; from the coding sequence ATGAGTAGGAACGTGTTGTTAACGCTGGCGTTTTTTTTCGCTTTCCCTTTCGGTTCTTTTTCGCAGGAAGTGGTAAGCTATAACAGAAACGAATGGCGCAGGAAGCAAAACAGGGAGGAAATAGCAAAAATATTTTCGGGAAAAGTGAACGAAGCGATCGAAGGAATGCTTCGTTATCTGGAGAAAAATCCTGATGACCCGGAAGTCCATTTTGGTTTGTCACTGGCTTATTCCGTAAAAGGGAATACGCTGGAGAGTGTCCGGTATTTTAAGAAATCCATAAACTTGGGAATGCCCTTCGGACGATTCCTTGCAGGGCCCCGCAAAGGGTTCGGGACTTTATATAAGAGTGTCGCTTTTATACAGTACCGTCAGGTTTATGGCGGAAAACTCGTGCATGGTCCGGCTTTGGGTGGTCTGACAGACAAGGACGCAATTTTTTGGCTCCGGACTTCCGAAGAGGCTGATATTGCCATTGAGATTTCGACTTCGGATGTCTTCGGCACTGACGCTCTGTTTTTCTCTGGCCGTACCGACTCCAAAGCCGATAATACCGTCAAAGTCAAAGCGACCGGACTTACGGCCAATACGGAATATTTTTACCGCGTAAGAATCAACGGCGTATTGGAAGGTGGCGTAAACACTTTCGTCACCCGGCCCGAGCCATTGGCCAAAGGAAGTTTCCAAATCGCTTTTGGCGGTTGTTCGGCCTATAATCCAGATTTTGAACATATCTGGTCGGCGATAGCCAAGCGGAAGCCCGTCGCTTTTCTTGGACTTGGCGACAATGTCTACATTGACCATCCTGAATCCATACCAACGCAACGATTCTGCTATTACCAACGACAGTCCGTTCCGCATTTCAGAAAACTGGTGGCCAGCACACCGTACATAGGCGTTTGGGATGATCATGATTTCGGTATTGACGATTCTTTCGGAGGGCCGGAAGTGAATACGCCGGCTTGGAAAGTGGACGCTTTACAAGTCTTCAAAGAAAACTTCGCTAACCCCGGTTTCGCTACCGACGGCATGCCCGGCGTTTGGTTCAAGCAAACCATTGGTGACGTGGATTTCTTCTTCCTTGATGGACGCTATTATCGCGAACCGTCCACCAAAAGGAAACCGCAGATGCTGGGCCCAGTCCAGTTGGATTGGCTGAAACGTTCATTGAAAGCCTCGGAAGCGACATTTAAGGTAATCGTTACGCCGGTCACTTGGGCATATGGAGCCAAGGATATTTATCAAGGAAGAACAGACACTTGGGAAGGTTATAAGCGAGAAAGAAAAGATATTTCCGATTTTCTTTCCGATAATAAAATCGAGGGAGTTCTCCTGTTATCCTCCGACCGACATAGACACGACGCTTGGAAAACGGAACGGGAGGGGAGCTATCCGCTCTACGAATTCGCCAGTGGGCGGATGAGTAATATACATTACCACGAAATCCGCAACCAGTCCCTGTTTGGGTACAATGAGAAAAACGGTTTCGGTTTGGTGAAATTCGTTACTGATACGGAAATGCCTTATGTGGAATATTCCGTGGTAACCATCGATGACGAGACGATAAGCAAGATAAGAGTAAACCTACATCAACTTCAGGAACCGAAACCAAAGAAATCTAGAAAAGGAAAGAAAAAATAG